DNA from Balneolaceae bacterium:
GAGGATAATTTTTGGCATGATGAAATCGATAAACTGATCGGTGAATTTAAACAGGGAAATTTTGAGCAAGGCATCGAATCTGTTGTCAGGGATATCGGCGATAAATTAAAGAAATTCTTCCCAAGCGACGGAGCCGACCCTAATGAATTGGATAATGAAATTACATACAAGGATAACAGGGATGATGAATAAACCCATGTTGACCCGCCTAAAAATAGTTCTTCTTACACTTCTCATTGCAACACCAATCTCTGCTCAGGATTTCCCTTCGCCGACCGGGCATGTGAACGATTTCGCAAATCTTTTAGAGCAGCGAGAAGTTCAAAATCTTGAAAGCAAACTACAAACCTATCGCGATACCACCTCCAACGTAATTGCTATCGCCATCGTAGAAAGCTTGCAGGGATTGCCGCGTCAAGAAGTTGCCACCACCATCTTTAATGAATGGCGAATGTGGGAAGGCGATCGCCAAAATGGGGTGTTGATTTTAGTGGCCCCCAACGAACGGGAGATGCAGATTGAAGTTGGCTATGGCCTTGAAGGTGCTATAACCGATCTGCAGGCCGGGCGCATTGTGGATGAGATCATGCGACCCAATTTCCAGGAGGGTAATTTCTACACCGGTTTGCAACGCGCAACAACCGTTTTAATGCAGCTTGGTGCCGGCGAATATGATGCTGTTGACAGAGCCACCGAAGATTCCGGTAATTTCAGCTTCATTGTATTGATCATCATTTTCATCGTTATCTACA
Protein-coding regions in this window:
- a CDS encoding TPM domain-containing protein; protein product: MKLHTRITGMMNKPMLTRLKIVLLTLLIATPISAQDFPSPTGHVNDFANLLEQREVQNLESKLQTYRDTTSNVIAIAIVESLQGLPRQEVATTIFNEWRMWEGDRQNGVLILVAPNEREMQIEVGYGLEGAITDLQAGRIVDEIMRPNFQEGNFYTGLQRATTVLMQLGAGEYDAVDRATEDSGNFSFIVLIIIFIVIYTLVRASSGGGGGGKRSRHTLGSGGVVWGGGGFSGGSSGGGGFGGFSGG